One part of the Polycyclovorans algicola TG408 genome encodes these proteins:
- a CDS encoding DUF1302 domain-containing protein, whose product MRALKGSCLGLMLVLSSVPAMAFEFNFEAFGNRVDAVVNNATTFGYSWRLHDPASDLIGKSNLDPDVCADQFQACQGLHRLQTHPAERLAAAPGAPSINFDDGNLNYDKGDVVQAPFKLTQDIRFLFGNFGIFYRAIGIYDYVNYNSFETTNPNLITPENFERVGQTGNLGGSRFFNRVYGPGEFTNGRRPNDEAEEAGLRYDILDFNFFGSIPYDDGAKNLTFRIGRQTVNWGQSTVAVVNSLNQAQPVNANALYRLGFGLLEELFVPVGMIRASTEIATGLTMEAFYQFEWLPVEIPTAGSYMSFVDIGTDNQRTTVNAAFGGSADDPFSLTGGRLNSALTAITPTSLTIQRDPDREASDQGQYGVSFKYYSDNINYGTEFGFYAMNYHSKLPYASFFATDASCARREGNAQGLDARNTLQFLDVCPNLPVTAPSASLQLTLDTVALLAQRPGVSTDLGLLDGGNPLALSNLLLPRPNLPNSDAVPFDTARLMLEYPEDLQVYGLDFTTTFGDYSFQGEVSYRPNVPLQVSLIDLAFASFGPTLTRCHDQSLDCGGSTAGLGFDVDGNYVIYDGNDFVNGEGANPYADTLNLVVGAAPGSARAFPNFIMPYRGVEVGETEPNSYIRGYIPGKVAQYNLGATRVLGASENWIGADQVILIYELAATHVLNMPDFDELQIEGAFSPTTHASAGADGSGADGSRLACSTNTACTVGPDGLRFNPYQASRNQFADAFSYGYRIVGRISYESVLPGISIQPLFIWSHDIGGDSPGPAGNFVQGRKALNFLLETRYEKALSFTVAYNTFFDGGTNNVYRDRDNLGFFVKYLF is encoded by the coding sequence ATGCGCGCTTTAAAGGGAAGTTGCTTGGGGTTGATGCTCGTGCTGTCGTCGGTACCAGCGATGGCCTTCGAGTTTAATTTCGAAGCCTTTGGCAATCGGGTCGATGCGGTGGTCAACAATGCCACCACGTTTGGTTATTCGTGGCGCTTGCATGACCCGGCGTCCGACCTGATTGGTAAAAGCAACCTCGATCCCGACGTCTGTGCCGATCAGTTTCAGGCCTGCCAAGGCTTACACCGTCTGCAGACGCACCCGGCCGAACGGCTTGCCGCCGCGCCCGGCGCGCCGTCGATCAACTTTGACGATGGCAACCTGAACTACGACAAGGGTGACGTCGTACAGGCGCCCTTCAAGCTGACGCAGGACATTCGTTTTCTCTTCGGTAATTTCGGCATTTTTTACCGAGCGATTGGTATCTACGACTACGTCAACTACAACAGCTTCGAAACCACCAATCCCAACCTGATCACCCCGGAGAACTTTGAGCGGGTTGGGCAGACGGGCAATTTGGGCGGCAGTCGCTTTTTTAACCGTGTTTATGGGCCGGGCGAGTTCACCAACGGTCGCCGTCCCAATGACGAGGCTGAAGAAGCCGGTCTGCGCTACGACATTCTCGACTTCAATTTTTTTGGCTCAATTCCGTATGACGATGGCGCCAAGAACCTGACATTTCGCATCGGGCGTCAGACGGTGAATTGGGGGCAGAGCACGGTCGCGGTGGTCAACAGCCTCAATCAGGCACAACCGGTCAACGCCAATGCACTGTATCGCCTCGGGTTCGGCTTGCTGGAGGAATTGTTCGTGCCGGTCGGCATGATCCGCGCCAGCACCGAGATCGCCACCGGCCTGACGATGGAAGCGTTCTACCAGTTCGAATGGCTGCCGGTCGAAATTCCGACCGCCGGCAGCTACATGTCGTTTGTCGACATCGGCACCGACAACCAGCGGACCACGGTCAACGCAGCCTTTGGCGGTTCGGCAGACGATCCATTTAGCCTTACCGGGGGGCGGCTGAACAGCGCCCTCACGGCCATCACCCCCACCTCGCTCACGATTCAACGCGATCCTGACCGCGAAGCCAGCGACCAGGGCCAATACGGGGTGTCGTTCAAGTACTACTCGGACAACATCAACTACGGCACCGAGTTCGGCTTCTATGCGATGAACTATCATTCGAAGTTGCCGTATGCGAGCTTTTTCGCCACCGATGCCAGTTGCGCACGGCGTGAAGGCAATGCACAGGGTTTGGATGCTCGCAATACGCTGCAGTTTCTTGATGTGTGTCCCAACCTGCCAGTGACCGCACCATCGGCGTCCTTGCAGCTCACCCTCGACACGGTCGCCCTGCTGGCACAGCGCCCGGGCGTGAGCACCGATCTGGGTTTGCTGGACGGCGGCAATCCACTGGCACTGTCTAACCTGTTACTGCCGCGCCCCAACCTGCCGAACAGTGACGCTGTGCCGTTCGACACGGCCCGGCTGATGCTGGAATACCCGGAAGATTTACAGGTGTACGGGCTGGACTTCACGACCACGTTCGGCGACTACTCGTTTCAGGGGGAGGTGTCGTACCGCCCCAACGTGCCGCTGCAGGTGTCGTTGATCGACCTGGCGTTTGCTTCCTTCGGTCCAACACTGACGCGTTGCCACGATCAGTCGCTAGATTGTGGAGGCTCAACTGCGGGCTTGGGGTTCGATGTGGACGGCAACTACGTCATTTACGACGGCAACGACTTCGTCAACGGTGAGGGGGCTAATCCCTATGCCGACACACTGAATCTCGTGGTGGGTGCGGCGCCGGGTTCGGCGCGCGCGTTCCCGAACTTCATCATGCCGTATCGGGGCGTTGAGGTCGGCGAGACTGAGCCCAACAGCTACATCCGCGGTTACATCCCCGGCAAGGTGGCACAGTACAACCTTGGTGCAACGCGCGTGCTCGGCGCATCCGAGAACTGGATTGGTGCCGATCAGGTGATCCTGATCTACGAACTGGCCGCGACGCACGTACTGAACATGCCGGACTTCGACGAACTGCAGATCGAAGGGGCGTTTTCGCCGACCACTCATGCCAGCGCCGGCGCCGATGGCAGCGGAGCCGACGGTTCACGACTGGCCTGCTCGACCAACACGGCCTGCACTGTCGGTCCTGACGGTTTGCGGTTCAATCCATATCAGGCATCGCGCAACCAGTTTGCTGATGCGTTCTCGTATGGTTATCGCATCGTCGGTCGTATCTCTTACGAGTCGGTGTTGCCCGGCATCAGCATCCAGCCGCTGTTCATCTGGTCACACGATATCGGCGGAGATTCTCCTGGGCCAGCCGGCAACTTCGTGCAGGGGCGCAAGGCGCTCAATTTCCTGCTCGAAACCCGCTATGAGAAGGCGCTGTCATTCACCGTCGCTTACAACACGTTCTTTGATGGCGGCACCAATAACGTTTACCGCGACCGTGACAACCTCGGCTTCTTCGTCAAATACCTTTTCTAA
- a CDS encoding DUF1329 domain-containing protein codes for MKMRRIHHWALGALLAIPAMAMAQVSAEEAAELGKSLTPVGAERAGNEDGTIPEWKPQAARGELSGVFPSNPDIDDEKPLFTITAENMGEHADLLMEGHKELLRRFPDTYKMNVYPSHRLATFPDEVLEETKKNATRASLEGVDNPQGAFIGFPFPIPKKGNEPLWNHRVKWRGEEVRRYNNQMIVQQDGKFTLTKIVEDVGFNYANLEKESPDELKPGAEFLRYLSETVSPPRIAGTYILVHEKAGFGTEGRSAWLYAPALKRIRRAPAVCCDNPYEGTDGHQFYDQVDMYNGVFERFSWKLVGKKEMYVPYNANRISGPDTKYADIAKPNHVNPELPRYERHRVWVVEAENLPGQRHTFKSRRFYVDEDTWTVLGVDNYDQQGELMQFQEGHLVSYYAVLAHTTQPEVIYHFNSGRYFVTTMANEDQPYDNTVTYANNFFEANTVQNRASK; via the coding sequence ATGAAAATGAGACGAATTCACCATTGGGCGCTGGGCGCCCTGCTGGCCATTCCGGCCATGGCCATGGCGCAAGTCAGCGCCGAAGAAGCGGCCGAGCTGGGCAAAAGCCTGACGCCAGTCGGCGCCGAGCGCGCCGGCAATGAAGACGGCACGATTCCTGAGTGGAAGCCGCAGGCGGCGCGCGGTGAGCTCAGCGGCGTGTTCCCAAGCAACCCCGACATCGACGATGAGAAGCCGTTGTTCACCATCACGGCGGAGAACATGGGCGAACACGCCGACCTGCTGATGGAGGGTCACAAGGAGCTGCTGCGCCGCTTCCCCGACACCTACAAGATGAACGTGTACCCGTCACATCGACTGGCGACCTTCCCCGACGAGGTCCTCGAAGAAACGAAAAAGAATGCCACGCGGGCGTCTTTGGAAGGCGTCGACAACCCGCAGGGTGCGTTCATCGGGTTCCCCTTCCCGATTCCCAAGAAAGGCAACGAACCGCTGTGGAACCATCGTGTCAAATGGCGCGGCGAAGAAGTCCGCCGCTACAACAACCAGATGATCGTGCAGCAGGATGGCAAGTTCACGCTCACCAAGATCGTCGAGGACGTCGGCTTCAACTACGCCAACCTTGAAAAGGAATCGCCGGACGAATTGAAGCCAGGCGCCGAATTCCTCCGGTACCTGTCCGAAACGGTGTCGCCGCCGCGCATCGCCGGCACCTACATTTTGGTTCATGAAAAGGCCGGCTTCGGGACTGAAGGTCGCTCGGCGTGGCTTTACGCGCCGGCACTGAAGCGCATTCGTCGCGCGCCGGCGGTGTGCTGCGACAACCCGTACGAAGGCACCGATGGTCACCAGTTTTACGACCAGGTCGATATGTACAACGGTGTGTTCGAACGCTTTAGCTGGAAGCTGGTGGGCAAGAAGGAGATGTATGTCCCCTACAACGCCAACCGCATTTCGGGTCCGGACACCAAGTACGCCGACATTGCCAAGCCCAACCACGTCAACCCCGAACTGCCGCGCTATGAACGGCATCGTGTGTGGGTGGTCGAGGCCGAGAACCTGCCGGGTCAGCGCCACACCTTCAAGTCGCGCCGGTTCTATGTCGATGAAGACACCTGGACGGTGCTCGGTGTCGATAACTACGACCAGCAGGGCGAGCTGATGCAGTTCCAGGAAGGGCATCTGGTGAGCTATTACGCCGTGCTGGCCCACACCACCCAGCCGGAAGTGATTTATCACTTCAACTCGGGACGCTACTTTGTGACCACTATGGCCAACGAAGACCAGCCTTACGACAACACCGTGACCTACGCCAATAACTTCTTTGAAGCCAACACGGTGCAAAACCGCGCTTCAAAGTAA
- a CDS encoding efflux RND transporter permease subunit yields MQADTRGRFAQAFVRLTEPMIFNRRGVTLGVIAVVTVLLGWQATHLKIDAGFEKQIPLQHPYIQIYKQYEREFGGANTTLVALTQKEGEIYTPSFMRTLRDLTDAVYFTPGVDRSRVSSIFTPNVRYLEVVEGGFSGGNVVPADFSPSPEMLARVKSNVEKAGIIGRLIANDQTGAMVFSELLERHPVTGERLDYIVTAHRLEAIRGRFTSPKKFEITLKSAVGSLEAGAVIRTDYADPRGGSFPISSIDAVEELEDGTEVIHPLRGWDVEVTESDNADYNPDIDVHIIGFTKAVGDIADSALEVFSYFGITVFLVWLLLSWYCGSFKVAAIPTACGLLAVTWELGLLHLFGFGLDPFAILMPFIVLAISTSHGIQITNFWLNESAEGVPAFEAARNTYRRLVIPGISALATNFVGFGTIFLIPIDIIREMAANAMFGLVAIVLCKKVLLPCLLSFATLKNPAKFMAHQQRRDERLAPIWHGLAGVTRKPVAATVLLIAAGLWGYGQWVAQDLKIGELHDGVPELRPDARYNLDSARIVQEFAIGVDVLKVVAEGEPDGCINHDIISLMDRFAWRMENTAGVQSTLSLPTLQRIVYNSYTESNPKFNALPRESGALVVTVQPFPSSTGLLNEDCSAMPVQIFTQDHKAETIDHIIEEIERFIAEQPDDAPVSFKLATGNVGVMAAVNDVIEQTEHTVLLWLFLGIGVCIFLSFRSFAALVCVMVPLALVHIVSYAVMVWLEIGVKFSNLAVAAFAAGIGVDYGIYIYSVLEENVLQKRMALREAYANTLHQTGKAVIFTALTLGATVCTWLFSNLQFQVDMGILLTLMFFANAIAAAVLLPAFAAFLLKPGKHPPEALDGTHVKGQVN; encoded by the coding sequence ATGCAAGCGGATACCCGGGGACGTTTCGCACAGGCCTTTGTTCGCCTCACCGAGCCCATGATTTTCAACCGTCGCGGCGTCACCCTTGGGGTGATCGCGGTGGTGACCGTGCTCTTGGGGTGGCAGGCCACGCACCTGAAAATCGATGCGGGTTTCGAAAAGCAGATTCCGCTGCAGCACCCTTACATTCAGATTTACAAGCAGTACGAGCGCGAGTTCGGCGGTGCCAACACCACGCTGGTGGCGCTGACCCAGAAGGAAGGGGAGATTTACACCCCGTCATTCATGCGGACCCTGCGTGATCTCACCGACGCGGTTTACTTCACGCCAGGGGTTGATCGTTCGCGGGTGAGCTCGATCTTCACCCCCAATGTCCGTTATCTCGAAGTGGTCGAGGGCGGGTTTTCGGGCGGTAACGTGGTGCCGGCTGACTTCAGCCCCAGCCCCGAAATGCTGGCGCGGGTCAAGTCCAATGTCGAAAAGGCCGGCATCATCGGCAGGCTGATCGCCAACGATCAGACCGGCGCCATGGTGTTCTCCGAGCTGTTGGAGCGCCATCCCGTCACGGGCGAGCGCCTCGATTACATCGTTACGGCACACCGGTTGGAGGCAATTCGCGGCCGTTTCACGTCGCCGAAGAAGTTTGAGATTACGCTCAAGTCGGCGGTCGGCTCGCTTGAAGCCGGCGCCGTCATTCGCACCGATTACGCCGATCCGCGCGGCGGGTCATTCCCCATCTCGTCGATCGACGCGGTTGAAGAGCTTGAGGACGGCACCGAGGTTATTCATCCGCTTCGCGGTTGGGATGTCGAGGTCACTGAGTCGGACAATGCCGACTACAACCCTGACATCGACGTTCACATCATCGGCTTTACCAAGGCGGTCGGTGACATCGCCGACAGCGCGCTGGAGGTGTTCAGCTACTTCGGCATCACCGTGTTCCTCGTCTGGCTGCTGCTGTCGTGGTACTGCGGCTCGTTCAAGGTGGCGGCGATTCCGACGGCATGCGGTCTGCTTGCGGTGACCTGGGAGCTGGGCCTGCTGCATTTGTTTGGTTTCGGGCTCGACCCGTTCGCGATTCTGATGCCGTTCATCGTGTTGGCCATCAGCACCTCGCACGGCATCCAGATCACCAATTTCTGGCTCAACGAGTCGGCTGAAGGTGTCCCCGCATTCGAAGCGGCGCGCAACACCTACCGGCGTCTGGTGATTCCTGGCATTTCGGCGCTGGCGACCAACTTCGTCGGCTTCGGCACGATCTTTCTGATTCCCATCGACATTATTCGCGAGATGGCGGCCAACGCCATGTTCGGGCTGGTGGCCATCGTCCTGTGCAAGAAGGTCTTGCTGCCCTGCCTGCTGTCGTTTGCGACCCTGAAGAATCCGGCCAAGTTCATGGCCCACCAGCAGCGGCGCGACGAACGCCTGGCGCCGATCTGGCACGGCCTTGCCGGCGTGACGCGCAAGCCGGTGGCCGCGACCGTGCTGCTGATTGCTGCCGGACTCTGGGGCTATGGCCAGTGGGTTGCCCAGGACTTGAAGATTGGCGAGTTACACGACGGCGTGCCTGAGCTCCGGCCGGACGCCCGCTACAACCTCGACTCGGCGCGCATCGTCCAGGAATTCGCCATCGGTGTGGATGTGCTGAAGGTGGTGGCCGAAGGCGAGCCCGACGGCTGCATCAATCACGACATCATCTCGTTGATGGATCGGTTTGCCTGGCGGATGGAGAACACCGCCGGGGTGCAATCAACACTGTCATTGCCGACCCTGCAGCGCATCGTCTACAACAGCTACACCGAGTCCAACCCCAAGTTCAACGCCTTGCCACGTGAGAGCGGTGCGTTGGTGGTCACGGTGCAGCCGTTCCCGAGTTCGACGGGTCTGCTCAACGAAGACTGCAGCGCCATGCCGGTGCAGATCTTCACCCAGGATCACAAGGCCGAAACCATCGATCACATCATTGAAGAGATCGAACGGTTCATTGCCGAGCAGCCCGATGACGCGCCGGTGAGCTTCAAATTGGCGACCGGCAACGTCGGTGTCATGGCGGCGGTCAATGACGTGATCGAGCAGACCGAGCACACGGTGCTGTTGTGGCTGTTTCTCGGTATCGGCGTGTGCATCTTCCTGTCATTCCGCAGCTTTGCCGCGCTGGTCTGCGTGATGGTGCCGCTGGCGCTGGTGCACATCGTCAGTTACGCGGTCATGGTCTGGCTGGAAATTGGCGTCAAGTTCTCCAACCTCGCGGTGGCGGCGTTTGCCGCCGGCATCGGCGTGGACTACGGCATCTATATTTACAGCGTGCTTGAAGAGAACGTGTTGCAGAAGCGCATGGCGCTGCGCGAGGCCTATGCCAACACCCTGCACCAGACTGGCAAGGCGGTGATCTTCACCGCGCTGACGCTGGGGGCGACGGTATGCACCTGGTTGTTCTCCAACCTGCAGTTCCAGGTCGACATGGGCATCTTGCTGACCTTGATGTTCTTTGCCAACGCCATTGCGGCCGCGGTGTTGCTGCCAGCATTCGCAGCGTTCTTGCTCAAGCCGGGCAAGCATCCACCCGAGGCTTTGGACGGTACCCATGTCAAGGGTCAGGTGAATTGA
- a CDS encoding fatty acid desaturase, which yields MNTTTLPAAATRWRDPKKALWLVSPAIPLVGLVGPLLGGATGQVLWFWALPILFYVIFPLLDWWIGEDAANAPESAVAGLEADRYYRFIVAAYIPLQYATTVLCAWWAVNGGVTWLALPGLLFSCAIVNGVGINTAHELGHKTNGLERWLAKVTLAPVAYGHFFIEHNKGHHKNVATLEDPASSRMGESFWAFLPRTVLGSLRSAWGIERDRLARNGKSVWSWDNENLQAWAMTVVLFGALTLWLGPWALLFLVAQAIWGFSLLEVVNYIEHYGLLRKKLPNGRYERCAPRHSWNSNHVVTNLALYQLQRHSDHHANPTRRYQALRHFEESPKLPSGYASMLMVAYLPPLWFRLMDKRVATHFGGEIEHANLHPPKREALLRRWGRVLPSGATTSAEARPVHTDAEVAAKRHECPNCYFIYDDALGYPHEGFAAGTAWSTLPLDWTCPQCAVREKPDFRAVVGGVTSA from the coding sequence ATGAATACGACAACGCTTCCGGCCGCCGCAACGCGCTGGCGTGACCCGAAGAAGGCGCTGTGGCTGGTCAGCCCGGCGATTCCGCTTGTTGGATTGGTCGGCCCGTTGCTGGGTGGGGCCACAGGTCAGGTGTTGTGGTTCTGGGCGCTTCCAATCCTCTTTTATGTGATCTTTCCGTTGCTCGACTGGTGGATTGGCGAAGACGCCGCCAATGCGCCCGAGTCGGCCGTGGCGGGTCTGGAAGCTGATCGCTATTACCGCTTTATCGTTGCTGCCTACATTCCGCTGCAGTACGCCACCACGGTGCTGTGCGCGTGGTGGGCGGTGAATGGTGGGGTGACCTGGCTGGCACTGCCCGGCTTGCTGTTCAGTTGCGCCATCGTGAACGGCGTGGGTATCAACACGGCCCATGAGTTGGGGCACAAAACCAACGGCTTGGAACGTTGGCTGGCCAAGGTGACTTTGGCCCCGGTGGCTTACGGGCACTTTTTCATTGAGCACAACAAGGGGCACCATAAAAACGTCGCGACCTTGGAGGACCCCGCGAGCTCGCGCATGGGCGAGTCGTTCTGGGCCTTTTTGCCGCGCACGGTGCTGGGCAGCCTGCGTTCTGCGTGGGGTATCGAGCGCGACCGGCTGGCGCGCAATGGCAAGTCGGTCTGGTCGTGGGACAACGAAAATCTGCAGGCTTGGGCAATGACGGTTGTGCTGTTCGGCGCGTTGACGCTCTGGCTTGGGCCGTGGGCGCTGCTGTTTCTGGTGGCGCAGGCGATTTGGGGTTTCAGCCTGCTTGAGGTCGTGAACTACATTGAGCACTACGGTCTGCTGCGCAAGAAGCTGCCGAATGGCCGCTACGAGCGCTGCGCACCGCGGCACTCGTGGAACAGCAACCACGTCGTCACCAACCTGGCGCTGTACCAACTGCAGCGGCACTCGGACCATCACGCCAACCCGACGCGGCGCTATCAGGCTTTGCGGCATTTCGAAGAGAGTCCGAAGTTGCCGTCGGGGTATGCGTCGATGCTGATGGTCGCCTACCTGCCGCCGCTGTGGTTCCGGCTGATGGACAAGCGCGTGGCGACGCATTTTGGCGGCGAGATTGAGCACGCCAATCTTCACCCGCCGAAGCGCGAGGCCTTGTTGCGGCGCTGGGGGCGGGTGCTGCCCAGTGGGGCAACGACCTCGGCCGAAGCGCGCCCGGTGCATACCGACGCAGAGGTGGCGGCGAAGCGTCACGAATGCCCCAACTGTTACTTCATCTACGACGACGCCTTGGGCTACCCGCACGAGGGGTTTGCGGCCGGTACGGCGTGGTCAACACTCCCGCTGGATTGGACCTGCCCGCAATGTGCGGTCCGCGAGAAGCCCGACTTTCGCGCAGTTGTGGGGGGTGTCACTTCGGCCTGA
- a CDS encoding AraC family transcriptional regulator: MTDHIQTTTGVLEPRVPARYYLRMAELLVTQGVDVTALLQSVGLRPAALQLPDASLTLSQLETLLAAVMTLRPDSALPFHLGRSLKPSAHSLVGYGMLSSPTVDHALRFVARYFKLVMPTFRMRYRSGGGRAELLFEPVQPMSTLNLHFHLEAIAVAAHHEVRDLLAAPMPPHRISLSIPEPPHVALYAGLENARCHFLAGEAPAVRLQFEADFSRHAPAMADHSALRAAEAQCRILLRGQRGQDGVASWTRMMLREAHGGIPQLSDLARTLNRSPRTLDRYLQREGPGFRAMALAQRMDRARDMLMAGDLSVTEIALELGYSDASNFTRAFRKHFGAPPKSLRAGRPSQQ; the protein is encoded by the coding sequence ATGACTGATCATATTCAGACAACTACCGGTGTACTGGAACCTCGCGTCCCGGCGCGCTACTACCTGCGCATGGCCGAGCTGCTGGTCACTCAAGGCGTCGATGTCACCGCGCTGCTGCAGTCGGTGGGCCTGCGCCCGGCCGCGCTACAACTGCCTGATGCAAGCCTGACACTGTCTCAGCTCGAAACGCTGCTGGCGGCGGTGATGACCCTTCGACCTGACAGCGCCCTGCCGTTTCACCTGGGACGCAGCCTCAAGCCCAGCGCCCACAGCTTGGTCGGCTACGGCATGCTCAGCAGTCCGACGGTCGACCATGCGCTGCGTTTTGTGGCGCGTTATTTCAAGCTGGTGATGCCCACCTTCCGCATGCGTTACCGCAGCGGCGGTGGCCGCGCCGAGTTGCTGTTTGAGCCGGTGCAGCCGATGAGCACGCTCAATCTGCACTTTCATCTCGAAGCCATTGCCGTCGCGGCGCATCATGAGGTGCGCGATTTGCTGGCGGCACCGATGCCGCCACACCGGATAAGCCTGTCGATTCCCGAACCGCCACACGTCGCCCTCTACGCAGGGCTGGAGAACGCCCGGTGCCACTTTCTCGCGGGCGAGGCCCCGGCTGTTCGGTTGCAGTTCGAGGCCGACTTCAGTCGGCATGCCCCGGCGATGGCCGATCACAGCGCGCTGCGCGCTGCCGAAGCGCAGTGTCGCATTCTGCTCAGGGGCCAACGCGGCCAGGATGGCGTGGCCAGCTGGACGCGGATGATGTTGCGCGAGGCCCACGGTGGCATTCCGCAGTTGTCCGACCTTGCTCGCACCCTCAACCGCTCGCCGCGAACGCTGGACCGCTACCTACAGCGCGAAGGCCCCGGCTTCCGCGCGATGGCCTTGGCACAGCGCATGGACCGCGCCCGCGACATGTTGATGGCAGGTGACCTCAGCGTCACCGAAATCGCCCTGGAGCTTGGCTACAGCGACGCCAGCAACTTCACCCGCGCCTTTCGCAAGCACTTTGGCGCGCCGCCAAAAAGCCTTCGCGCCGGTCGGCCGAGCCAACAATGA
- a CDS encoding metalloregulator ArsR/SmtB family transcription factor, with product MPLTLEQSTALCQLLGDASRQRLLLLLEQFELTTAELTTVTGLAQSRVSTHLARLKRAGLIHDQRSGASARYSATQDGAAQPVWALLREGLDDPQALLDRERAAECILARKHGRTWAESVAGRMELHYSPGRTWEATARGLIGLIEPGRVLDIASGDGVLAELLSEEATSVDCVDISEAVVAAGRARLAHHANVRFHCADMHDLPFADASFDTVFVMHALAYSRMPAEVIGNACRVLAPGGRLVVVALKSHQHEAAMAAFDHQNMGIEPAALRKLLSANKLKVNACRVTSRELRPPYFEVVTALALRPKS from the coding sequence ATGCCCCTGACCCTCGAACAAAGCACCGCGTTGTGCCAACTGCTCGGTGATGCCAGCCGCCAACGCCTGTTGCTGTTGCTCGAGCAGTTCGAGCTGACCACCGCCGAACTAACCACCGTCACCGGACTGGCACAAAGCCGCGTGTCGACCCACCTCGCGCGACTCAAACGCGCCGGGCTCATCCACGATCAACGCAGCGGCGCTTCAGCGCGCTACAGCGCCACCCAGGACGGGGCAGCGCAGCCCGTTTGGGCGCTGCTGCGCGAGGGGCTGGACGACCCGCAGGCGCTGCTTGATCGCGAACGCGCCGCCGAGTGCATCCTGGCGCGCAAGCACGGCCGGACCTGGGCCGAGTCGGTGGCCGGACGCATGGAGTTGCACTACTCCCCCGGTCGAACCTGGGAGGCCACCGCTCGCGGCCTGATTGGCCTGATCGAACCCGGTCGGGTGCTCGACATCGCCAGCGGTGACGGCGTGCTCGCCGAATTGCTGAGCGAAGAGGCCACGTCAGTCGACTGCGTCGACATCAGTGAAGCCGTGGTGGCGGCCGGCCGAGCCCGACTCGCCCACCATGCCAACGTTCGTTTTCACTGCGCCGACATGCACGATCTACCGTTCGCCGACGCCAGTTTCGACACCGTGTTCGTGATGCACGCGCTGGCCTACAGTCGCATGCCCGCCGAGGTGATCGGCAATGCCTGCCGGGTATTGGCGCCGGGCGGTCGGCTGGTGGTGGTGGCACTCAAATCGCATCAACACGAGGCGGCCATGGCCGCGTTCGACCACCAGAACATGGGCATTGAGCCGGCGGCGCTGCGCAAACTGCTGTCCGCCAACAAGCTCAAGGTCAATGCCTGCCGCGTCACCTCGCGGGAGCTGCGGCCACCGTATTTCGAAGTGGTGACGGCGCTGGCGCTGCGCCCTAAAAGCTAG